The Calditrichota bacterium genome has a window encoding:
- a CDS encoding T9SS type A sorting domain-containing protein: MKSIIFALTLFAACLSLYAQTNYMWLTDHETSLTFPGDIIRFWGRDTLWGPVHSNDWIATGNVAGLPVAYDVVSTSRPSFRPGSPNPAFRFLGGDPVFNAPIVLLPSSLEDLQSLASQNGAYFSEPHQRWYASIQGDMIYCYHCQEGTFLDTLSAPLTIVNLNWSPYVYFDGTVDVRGELFADDQTLVLGSSHNIRIVDNVMLQGTNMYHGTLPAGATSRICLASEEWIIIGNTTANGRGNCGGHYTDHTQCHVVITALLFALGGSLQLEQMNDSFDPYVSPITPDERGNLILTGGITQRYRGFVHRSNLGGTGYNNVLHYDARLRNWHLPFMSYDTSTSPDSLVFEDTPVGTTITDTLTISMGGSFSGAYASYPFYTNAGYQFSGPYNIPVSFTPPSVGPFYGNLTFYLGGQYNNVILYGNGTQSAPPLTTEVFPNPFNNISTLRLTLPEAGHVRATVYNIIGQEVARLADQQFAAGQHILAVDGAGWASGLYFLRVETLERVQTKKLMLIK, from the coding sequence ATGAAATCGATCATTTTTGCGCTTACATTGTTCGCCGCGTGCTTGTCGTTGTATGCTCAGACAAACTACATGTGGCTGACAGACCACGAAACCTCGTTGACTTTTCCCGGGGACATTATTCGGTTTTGGGGTCGTGATACCCTGTGGGGACCTGTTCACTCTAACGATTGGATTGCGACGGGAAATGTCGCCGGATTGCCTGTTGCCTATGACGTCGTGAGCACAAGCAGGCCGAGCTTCCGCCCCGGCAGCCCAAACCCCGCTTTTCGTTTCCTCGGCGGCGATCCGGTCTTCAACGCGCCGATCGTGCTTTTGCCTTCGTCGCTTGAAGATTTGCAATCTCTCGCATCGCAAAACGGCGCCTATTTCTCAGAACCGCATCAACGATGGTATGCGAGCATACAAGGGGACATGATTTATTGCTACCATTGTCAGGAAGGAACCTTCCTCGATACGCTCTCTGCGCCGCTAACTATCGTCAATCTGAATTGGTCGCCGTACGTGTACTTTGACGGTACTGTCGATGTGCGGGGAGAGCTATTTGCGGATGACCAAACACTCGTTCTTGGTTCGAGTCACAACATTCGAATTGTTGACAATGTGATGCTCCAAGGAACAAACATGTACCACGGTACCCTTCCTGCCGGCGCAACGTCTCGCATTTGCCTTGCCAGTGAAGAGTGGATCATTATCGGCAATACGACCGCCAATGGCCGAGGAAACTGCGGCGGCCACTACACGGATCATACTCAATGTCACGTCGTGATCACGGCCTTACTTTTTGCGTTGGGCGGTTCGCTTCAGCTTGAGCAAATGAATGACTCTTTCGATCCGTACGTCTCGCCGATAACGCCGGATGAGCGCGGAAATTTGATTCTGACCGGAGGAATCACGCAAAGATATCGCGGGTTTGTCCACAGAAGCAACCTCGGAGGAACCGGTTATAACAACGTGCTGCACTACGACGCGAGGTTGCGTAATTGGCATTTGCCTTTCATGTCTTATGACACCTCAACTAGTCCGGACAGTCTGGTTTTTGAGGACACGCCGGTCGGTACAACTATTACGGATACTTTGACCATCAGCATGGGTGGCAGTTTTTCCGGAGCGTATGCGAGCTATCCGTTTTACACCAATGCTGGCTATCAATTCAGCGGCCCGTACAATATTCCCGTTTCTTTCACACCTCCGTCGGTTGGACCATTCTACGGTAATCTGACGTTCTACCTTGGCGGTCAGTACAACAATGTCATTCTCTACGGCAACGGCACCCAATCCGCACCCCCGTTAACCACCGAAGTCTTCCCCAACCCCTTCAACAACATTTCGACTCTGCGGCTAACCTTGCCCGAAGCTGGACACGTTCGCGCAACGGTGTATAACATCATCGGTCAAGAGGTCGCGCGGCTCGCCGATCAGCAATTTGCCGCCGGGCAGCACATCCTTGCCGTAGACGGAGCGGGCTGGGCGAGCGGGCTGTATTTCCTGCGCGTGGAGACACTTGAGCGAGTGCAAACTAAGAAGTTGATGCTCATCAAATAG
- a CDS encoding DMT family transporter: MQVYLEIAIFHPVLIAYLALLGVTFFWGFTFPIVQWSLDDSSPILFVAARFAIAALLFPVLFGKKSISFNPQLIKRGLVLGALLCGGYIFQTIGLAHTTSARAGFITALYVPFTPLFGALFFRARIRKRMWLAAAIAFAGILAMSLPETLVDGKPVLTQMALNHGDKLILVCAVCYAVHILLINRWSTPDSELPLAWLQISATSLIAMAALPVETLHFELTRELAVSLVFTAVFASVIAIWAMMKFQPRVPVTGAAIVYSMEPVTAGLAAWILQNHVPPTLTLLGAALILAAMLIASTIQEPEVPRS, encoded by the coding sequence TTGCAAGTCTATTTAGAAATCGCTATCTTTCACCCCGTGCTGATTGCCTACTTGGCCCTGCTCGGGGTGACGTTTTTTTGGGGATTCACCTTCCCCATCGTGCAGTGGTCACTGGACGATAGCTCGCCCATTTTGTTCGTTGCGGCCAGATTCGCAATCGCGGCACTGCTCTTTCCCGTCCTGTTCGGCAAGAAATCCATCTCGTTCAATCCGCAGTTGATCAAACGCGGGCTCGTGCTTGGAGCGCTATTGTGCGGCGGCTATATCTTTCAAACGATCGGTCTCGCCCACACCACCTCCGCGCGCGCAGGATTTATCACCGCGCTCTACGTGCCGTTCACGCCGCTCTTCGGCGCGCTGTTTTTCCGAGCAAGGATCCGCAAACGCATGTGGCTTGCGGCTGCGATTGCTTTTGCCGGCATTCTCGCGATGTCTTTGCCGGAAACACTCGTGGACGGAAAACCCGTGCTTACACAAATGGCGCTGAACCACGGTGACAAACTGATTCTGGTCTGCGCGGTGTGTTATGCCGTACATATTCTGTTGATCAACCGCTGGTCCACACCCGACAGTGAATTGCCGCTCGCGTGGCTGCAAATTTCGGCGACAAGTTTGATCGCCATGGCCGCGCTGCCCGTCGAAACGCTGCACTTTGAACTGACTCGTGAGTTGGCCGTTTCGCTGGTGTTCACGGCGGTCTTCGCATCCGTGATCGCAATTTGGGCCATGATGAAATTTCAACCGCGTGTCCCCGTCACCGGTGCGGCCATCGTTTATTCGATGGAGCCTGTCACCGCCGGACTCGCCGCGTGGATTCTGCAAAATCATGTTCCACCGACTCTCACACTCCTCGGTGCGGCGCTGATTCTCGCCGCCATGCTTATCGCTTCAACCATACAAGAACCGGAAGTTCCCCGTTCATGA
- a CDS encoding T9SS type A sorting domain-containing protein — protein MRLGTLVLILALATAALADPRMWEPSGKVVRGEAPVGVSSSVMDANAMTLIVWVDYETGRGDVWGQLVDMMGLPQWEPHGRRLIASEVGERDINVYTWQDGYLLTFTRANNGWNGYDLFMLRLDSQGNSLWQENDGTGIRVSHFGVSGAALHALRILQDGSVAFAYADWDPWGESFVLYANRVDLNGQLAFGEPLELLPYAGLGTDFAVDFDAAGSIFFAWDERVTSDSTSYHVRSLSNAGEVTWDHEYVTEAGSQAAMTARYVDNEGFYVAWAEATQESFQLKLQLYNANGLTLWQSPTILESSSAGGRFPRLLPSTTNGQAAGVIASWQTQTVAPSDSGGLMVQKIDQGGSPLWQTGGINLCTRVDYYSVSKYSMISDDQGGILTMLSLYFHNGVDWVYETGLSRLGWTGDFLWGEDCGTRVTTTDDNVGWLSVASGNSNNIIVSWATRVDTNIVKSVAYNKQVGQPIVPTDGWTWASGILGSVYDLTGLPLDNNRAAVLWEDTRVNYTDNLYFQIFNSSGQAALEPFGRPVFSEAVEAGSPEFAACPDGHGGFYAVQAWTWDHTGFLKVGHVDSNGDVTGDTLIVDVYANHPSMTPYCVAQTGGYGCYVVWNQAEGGSSYKQLAWLVDSTCTPQWSEPLTLGTESSSYAIGDVAAMPNGNCVVLLSTDTYTLGVANVNAEAHLEWMTNVTTTARLSSVQTCDVTVDNAGNIIAVWQDRRNSTTYPDVYGQRLSMYGVAQLADSGVLLAEHTEDFMLNPVQVMYDQGVWLLFAIQNTGGLNNTLYANKFTDDLQPAIGAVGIPLSVNDEFVFSYSAITDGAGGVIVSWGSNPAEGSSIAVAMHLNRRGEQTIGYWETGGSVICDTLAEQFRPVVVRGSEGDQFYCFWEDSRTYDQVYGQYLDEATISVDPPGEPVITDFSLSQNYPNPFNAATEIEFALPQSSDIVLNVYDVTGRLAQTVASGKFAAGEHRVNFDAAGLSSGVYFYQLRTGNTKIARKMVLLK, from the coding sequence ATGCGGCTGGGAACTTTAGTCTTGATACTCGCGCTGGCGACGGCTGCCTTGGCCGACCCGCGCATGTGGGAACCGTCGGGGAAAGTTGTTCGCGGAGAAGCACCCGTGGGAGTCAGCTCCTCGGTGATGGACGCGAATGCGATGACATTGATTGTCTGGGTGGATTACGAAACGGGGCGGGGCGATGTTTGGGGGCAACTGGTGGACATGATGGGACTCCCGCAATGGGAGCCTCATGGACGCAGGCTGATTGCGTCGGAAGTGGGTGAGCGCGACATCAATGTGTACACCTGGCAAGACGGATATCTGCTCACCTTCACACGTGCGAACAACGGCTGGAATGGTTACGACCTGTTCATGCTCAGGCTGGACAGCCAAGGTAATTCTCTGTGGCAGGAAAACGATGGCACGGGAATTCGTGTCAGTCATTTCGGAGTCAGCGGTGCCGCACTGCATGCCCTGCGCATCCTGCAAGACGGCTCCGTGGCTTTTGCCTACGCAGACTGGGACCCATGGGGCGAGAGTTTTGTTCTCTATGCGAACAGAGTGGATTTGAACGGTCAACTTGCCTTTGGCGAGCCGCTTGAGCTGCTGCCATACGCCGGTCTCGGAACGGACTTCGCTGTTGATTTCGATGCGGCCGGTTCAATCTTCTTTGCTTGGGACGAGCGAGTAACCAGCGACTCCACAAGCTATCATGTCCGTAGTTTGAGCAATGCAGGCGAAGTCACATGGGATCATGAGTACGTGACTGAAGCCGGCTCCCAAGCGGCCATGACGGCGAGGTACGTGGACAATGAAGGTTTCTACGTCGCGTGGGCTGAGGCAACACAAGAGTCATTCCAACTGAAGCTGCAGCTCTACAATGCAAACGGACTGACTTTGTGGCAATCACCGACGATTTTGGAGAGCAGTTCGGCGGGCGGACGCTTTCCGCGGCTGCTTCCCAGCACAACGAATGGACAAGCCGCCGGTGTGATAGCATCTTGGCAAACACAAACGGTTGCTCCTTCTGACAGCGGTGGGCTGATGGTTCAGAAGATCGATCAGGGCGGATCTCCGCTATGGCAAACAGGCGGAATCAATCTTTGCACGCGAGTTGACTATTACTCAGTCTCGAAGTACTCGATGATCAGCGACGATCAAGGCGGCATCCTAACGATGCTCTCTCTCTATTTTCATAATGGAGTGGACTGGGTTTATGAAACCGGCTTGAGTCGTTTGGGATGGACTGGAGACTTCTTGTGGGGAGAAGATTGCGGCACGCGGGTCACGACGACTGACGATAATGTCGGATGGTTGTCTGTAGCGTCGGGCAACTCGAACAACATCATCGTGTCATGGGCTACGAGAGTGGACACGAACATCGTAAAATCGGTGGCCTACAACAAGCAAGTCGGCCAACCGATTGTTCCCACGGACGGCTGGACGTGGGCCTCGGGAATCTTGGGAAGTGTCTACGATCTCACGGGCCTTCCGCTGGACAATAACCGCGCTGCCGTGCTGTGGGAAGACACGCGTGTCAACTACACGGACAACCTCTATTTCCAAATTTTCAACTCGAGCGGGCAAGCAGCTCTCGAACCGTTTGGCAGGCCGGTTTTCTCTGAGGCGGTGGAGGCTGGCTCGCCGGAATTTGCCGCCTGTCCGGACGGACACGGGGGTTTCTATGCCGTGCAGGCTTGGACATGGGACCACACCGGATTTCTCAAGGTTGGACATGTAGACAGCAACGGAGACGTGACGGGCGATACACTGATAGTGGACGTGTATGCGAATCATCCGTCGATGACGCCGTATTGTGTCGCGCAAACCGGCGGCTATGGGTGCTATGTGGTTTGGAATCAAGCGGAAGGCGGCTCAAGCTATAAGCAGCTTGCGTGGCTTGTGGATTCGACGTGCACGCCGCAATGGAGCGAGCCGTTGACCCTTGGGACGGAAAGTTCATCGTACGCAATCGGCGACGTGGCCGCGATGCCCAACGGAAACTGCGTGGTGTTGTTGTCTACGGATACCTACACTCTCGGTGTCGCGAATGTGAACGCCGAAGCACATCTCGAGTGGATGACAAATGTCACTACGACGGCAAGGCTTTCATCTGTGCAGACATGCGACGTGACGGTGGACAATGCAGGCAACATCATCGCCGTGTGGCAAGACCGGCGAAACAGCACGACATATCCTGACGTGTACGGTCAGAGGTTGTCCATGTACGGAGTCGCGCAGCTTGCGGACAGCGGCGTTTTGTTGGCGGAGCATACGGAGGATTTCATGTTGAATCCGGTGCAGGTGATGTATGACCAAGGAGTGTGGCTACTCTTTGCGATTCAAAACACCGGAGGACTCAACAACACTCTATATGCCAACAAGTTCACAGATGATCTGCAGCCGGCTATCGGCGCGGTGGGAATTCCGCTCAGTGTGAATGATGAGTTTGTATTTTCGTATTCTGCAATCACGGACGGTGCGGGTGGAGTGATTGTTTCGTGGGGGTCAAATCCCGCCGAGGGCAGCAGCATTGCGGTGGCGATGCATCTGAACAGGCGAGGCGAACAGACAATTGGCTATTGGGAAACCGGCGGCAGCGTGATTTGCGATACACTTGCCGAGCAATTCCGGCCGGTCGTCGTGCGCGGTTCGGAAGGCGATCAATTCTATTGTTTCTGGGAAGACAGCCGCACGTATGACCAAGTTTACGGGCAGTATTTGGATGAGGCGACCATCAGCGTTGATCCGCCCGGTGAACCCGTGATCACGGACTTTTCGCTCTCACAAAACTACCCGAATCCTTTCAATGCGGCGACGGAGATAGAGTTTGCCTTGCCGCAAAGCTCGGATATTGTGTTGAACGTGTATGACGTAACGGGAAGATTGGCACAGACCGTGGCGAGTGGAAAATTCGCGGCGGGCGAACATCGAGTGAACTTCGATGCTGCCGGACTTTCGTCGGGAGTGTATTTCTATCAGCTTCGCACAGGAAACACGAAGATTGCGCGGAAGATGGTGTTGTTGAAATAA
- a CDS encoding T9SS type A sorting domain-containing protein, with amino-acid sequence MKSIACFLALLSVVLSVSSLKGENYFYFTDYESSLTFPGDIVPIFNRDTIWGPARTNECFRFSSDFHIPFAPIYMSRDWFPWPFETPIPDNIHYNVPQIVLPELLTYIREGAQTLSIPGQEWRCSIRGWNAILYYYEEGTFFDSLSAQSIRIPLSPRAVVFVDGKLEIEGEMSPQDCEFIIGCSRDITLVDNVMLEGTNMTNGTLPAGATSKIAIASEHGIYIGNTIANGRENCGGDHSNNNHDHCHIIITAYVVALGTQFQFEQMNDVFDWYIGPTPDERGNIVLTGGVAQRWRGYVHRSNHNGTGYNKVYHWDNRLTNWSIGVFEPFIVESIPDSFYFDDTPVGTTGFDTVVVTGAGPYSGAYATYPFAAATGYEYSGPTHRIPVTFTPPGVGPYSGALTFYLDAHAHVVRLYGNGIQSAPPLTTKVFPNPFNNISTLRLTLPQSSHVRAVVYDILGREVAKLADETFPAGQTVLSIDGANWSSGVYFLSLRTEDQVSTQKLLLLK; translated from the coding sequence ATGAAATCGATTGCATGTTTTCTTGCTTTGCTTTCTGTGGTTCTTTCTGTTTCTTCGCTGAAAGGAGAGAACTACTTCTACTTTACCGACTATGAGTCCAGCCTGACGTTTCCCGGAGATATCGTGCCAATTTTCAACCGTGACACAATATGGGGACCGGCTCGGACCAATGAATGCTTCAGATTCTCTTCCGATTTTCATATTCCCTTTGCTCCGATCTACATGAGCCGTGATTGGTTCCCCTGGCCGTTTGAAACTCCGATCCCGGACAACATTCATTACAATGTTCCCCAAATCGTGCTTCCAGAGTTGCTGACTTACATCCGCGAGGGCGCTCAAACTTTGTCTATCCCGGGTCAAGAATGGCGGTGCTCAATTCGAGGTTGGAATGCCATTTTGTACTACTACGAAGAAGGAACGTTCTTTGATTCGTTGTCGGCTCAGAGCATAAGGATTCCTCTGTCACCTCGGGCTGTTGTTTTCGTCGACGGCAAATTGGAAATCGAAGGGGAGATGTCGCCTCAGGATTGCGAATTTATTATCGGATGCAGCAGAGATATTACTTTAGTCGACAATGTCATGCTCGAAGGTACGAACATGACTAACGGCACGCTTCCGGCTGGAGCGACTTCGAAAATTGCGATTGCTTCAGAGCACGGAATCTATATCGGGAATACGATTGCGAACGGCAGAGAAAATTGCGGCGGGGATCATTCCAACAATAATCACGATCATTGCCACATTATCATCACGGCATACGTCGTTGCGCTGGGAACGCAGTTTCAGTTTGAGCAGATGAATGACGTCTTCGATTGGTACATCGGCCCCACCCCCGATGAGCGCGGCAATATTGTTCTTACAGGGGGTGTCGCACAGCGCTGGCGGGGATATGTTCATCGCTCGAACCACAACGGCACGGGTTACAATAAAGTCTATCATTGGGACAACCGTTTGACGAACTGGAGTATCGGCGTCTTTGAACCTTTCATCGTCGAGAGTATTCCGGATTCGTTCTATTTCGATGACACGCCTGTCGGCACAACCGGTTTTGATACCGTTGTGGTGACAGGTGCGGGACCTTACTCTGGCGCGTATGCGACATATCCGTTTGCTGCTGCTACCGGCTATGAATACAGCGGCCCAACCCATCGCATACCCGTAACATTCACACCTCCCGGCGTCGGGCCATATTCAGGAGCCTTGACTTTTTATCTCGACGCACACGCCCATGTTGTTCGTCTCTACGGCAACGGCATCCAATCCGCACCCCCGTTGACGACCAAAGTTTTCCCCAACCCCTTCAACAACATTTCGACTCTGCGCCTAACACTTCCCCAGTCATCCCACGTCCGCGCAGTAGTCTACGATATCCTGGGCCGCGAAGTCGCAAAACTCGCCGATGAAACTTTCCCCGCAGGTCAAACAGTTCTCTCCATCGACGGAGCAAACTGGTCGTCCGGCGTTTACTTCTTGTCCCTGCGCACGGAAGATCAAGTCTCCACTCAAAAACTTCTTTTACTAAAATAA
- a CDS encoding T9SS type A sorting domain-containing protein, protein MKHFAFILALVAVVLSVSSLRGENYQYLTDHEYNWMFPGDIIRFFGRDTIWGDHRTNGCFHFQNVGGWPTVYGHVYMSCDTPEWTGPWPIPANVFFNAPQLEFPDSLDIIRASQQTATFSIPGDEWHASIRGGLLILYHYPEGTFFDSLSAQSISVSLSPRAVIFVDGLLDIEGEMSPNECELILACSQDIRLIDNVMLEGTNLTSGELPVGATSRIAIASERGIYIANTIANGRNNCSNGGHSNPNHAACHIVITAYLTALGTGFQMEDMNDVDDPYQGPSPDERGNIVLTGGLTQSYRGYVHRSNHGGTGYNKVYHWDQRMDDWRIGVFEPFEDHQNEFTDADDFLLPERISVNIAPNPFNATTTIRFSLPNSEMVSARVFDIQGREVATLTNKTFSAGEHTLQFDGTAFASGVYFLSFKAKNTISTQKLLLLK, encoded by the coding sequence ATGAAACACTTTGCATTTATTCTCGCGCTGGTGGCCGTGGTGCTCTCCGTCTCAAGCCTGAGAGGAGAAAACTATCAATACCTAACGGACCACGAGTACAACTGGATGTTCCCGGGCGATATCATCCGATTTTTCGGACGTGACACGATCTGGGGTGACCACAGAACGAACGGCTGTTTCCACTTTCAAAATGTCGGCGGTTGGCCTACTGTTTATGGCCACGTTTACATGAGTTGCGACACTCCCGAGTGGACCGGACCGTGGCCGATTCCTGCCAACGTTTTCTTTAACGCTCCCCAACTTGAGTTCCCCGACAGCCTCGACATTATCCGGGCATCACAGCAGACCGCAACCTTCAGCATCCCCGGCGACGAATGGCACGCGAGCATTCGCGGGGGACTGCTCATACTCTACCATTATCCTGAAGGAACCTTTTTCGATTCGCTGAGCGCGCAATCCATCTCCGTTTCGCTCTCTCCCCGGGCTGTGATCTTTGTCGACGGTCTGCTGGATATTGAAGGCGAGATGAGCCCAAATGAATGCGAGCTAATTCTGGCCTGCAGTCAGGACATTCGCTTGATTGACAATGTCATGCTGGAAGGGACCAATCTAACCAGCGGTGAACTTCCGGTTGGAGCAACGTCGCGGATTGCGATTGCCTCGGAACGCGGCATCTACATTGCCAATACAATTGCCAACGGACGGAACAATTGTTCTAACGGGGGTCACAGTAACCCCAATCATGCGGCATGCCACATCGTCATTACGGCCTACTTGACCGCGCTGGGAACCGGCTTTCAGATGGAAGACATGAATGACGTCGACGACCCTTATCAAGGCCCGTCGCCTGACGAACGAGGCAATATTGTCCTTACCGGCGGATTGACGCAGAGCTACCGCGGATATGTCCACCGATCTAATCACGGCGGAACGGGCTATAACAAGGTGTATCACTGGGATCAACGCATGGACGACTGGCGCATCGGAGTCTTTGAGCCGTTTGAAGATCATCAAAATGAGTTCACGGACGCCGACGATTTCCTCCTTCCGGAACGCATTTCTGTGAATATCGCGCCAAACCCCTTCAACGCCACGACCACGATCCGGTTCTCGCTGCCGAATTCTGAGATGGTAAGTGCGCGCGTCTTCGATATTCAAGGCCGCGAAGTCGCGACGTTGACAAACAAAACCTTCTCCGCCGGTGAACATACTCTGCAATTCGACGGAACCGCTTTCGCGTCCGGCGTCTATTTTCTGTCCTTCAAAGCTAAAAACACTATTTCAACGCAAAAACTCTTGCTCCTAAAATAA
- a CDS encoding acyl-CoA dehydrogenase family protein: MDYFLTDDQKELRALARKIAEEKIRPVAAQYDRDGTFPWDIVKVFAESGLFGIVIPEEYGGLGMGVFELAIVTEELSKACGGITLALAASALGTFPILLSANEEQQKRYLPDLAEGKYLAAFGLTEPNAGSDAGSMRTRAVRDGDDYILNGSKIFITNGGAAHLYTVIAVTDPSKGSRGTSAFIVQDDYPGFKVGKHEDKMGIRASATNEIIFEDCRVPVANRIGGEGQGFLVAMKTLDKSRPGVASQALGIAQGAFDLAVNYAKNRYQFGHPIMNLQAIQFMMADMATSIESARALLYQTARLIDSGAKDIGRYSAMSKLLASDVAMKVTTDAVQIFGGYGYMRDYPIEKYMRDAKITQIYEGTNQIQRLVIGNSLVKG; the protein is encoded by the coding sequence ATGGATTACTTCCTGACCGACGACCAAAAAGAACTCAGAGCACTCGCGCGCAAAATCGCCGAAGAAAAAATTCGCCCTGTTGCCGCACAATATGACCGCGACGGCACATTCCCGTGGGACATCGTGAAAGTCTTTGCCGAATCCGGTTTGTTCGGCATCGTGATTCCCGAAGAATACGGCGGACTTGGCATGGGTGTCTTCGAACTCGCCATTGTCACCGAAGAACTCTCGAAGGCTTGCGGCGGTATCACGCTCGCACTTGCGGCGTCCGCGCTCGGCACATTCCCGATTCTTCTCAGTGCCAATGAAGAACAACAGAAGCGCTATCTGCCTGACCTCGCTGAAGGAAAATATCTCGCGGCGTTCGGATTGACTGAGCCCAACGCAGGAAGCGACGCCGGTTCAATGAGAACGCGCGCTGTGCGTGACGGCGACGATTACATTTTGAATGGCTCGAAAATCTTCATCACCAACGGCGGTGCGGCGCATCTCTATACCGTGATTGCCGTGACCGATCCGTCGAAGGGTTCGCGCGGCACGTCGGCTTTCATCGTACAGGATGACTATCCCGGTTTCAAAGTCGGCAAGCACGAAGACAAGATGGGCATTCGCGCGTCGGCGACGAATGAAATCATTTTCGAAGATTGCCGAGTTCCCGTGGCCAACCGTATCGGCGGTGAAGGTCAGGGATTTTTGGTCGCAATGAAGACGCTCGACAAATCGCGTCCCGGCGTCGCCTCGCAGGCACTCGGCATCGCGCAGGGAGCATTTGATCTCGCGGTGAATTATGCCAAGAACCGCTACCAATTTGGACATCCTATCATGAATCTGCAAGCGATTCAATTCATGATGGCGGACATGGCCACGTCTATCGAGTCCGCGCGCGCGCTGTTGTATCAAACGGCCCGCTTGATTGATTCCGGAGCCAAAGACATCGGCCGTTACAGCGCGATGAGCAAGCTGCTCGCGTCCGACGTCGCCATGAAAGTCACCACCGACGCCGTGCAGATTTTCGGCGGCTACGGTTATATGCGCGACTATCCGATTGAAAAATACATGCGCGACGCGAAGATCACGCAAATTTACGAAGGCACAAACCAGATTCAACGCCTTGTTATTGGAAATTCACTTGTAAAAGGTTAA
- a CDS encoding isocitrate lyase/phosphoenolpyruvate mutase family protein, which produces MVSEIQKANAERFLKYHYDAELLVLLNSWDIASSKIIEACGYKAVATTSMGIAASLGYPDCQVITLSKMLESIKRIADHVNVPVTVDIEAGYGRNLNEVVDSLRQIIATGIVGINLEDSLDMSPDLVDENEFCERLSAIRTLSNSLGFHLVINARTDAFYTQKGSPKENLAESIRRGNKYKDSGADCIFVQPLWDKEMIKTLVKEIDAPINILANPRMSEETPPSVRELQDLGVARVSLGSGLMKSTLALIKKVADELSGQGTYKTLLSTMSPMTETAEAYAMATRMGN; this is translated from the coding sequence ATGGTTTCTGAAATTCAGAAAGCAAATGCAGAGCGGTTCTTAAAATATCATTACGACGCTGAGCTGCTGGTATTGCTCAATTCGTGGGATATAGCCAGCTCCAAGATCATCGAGGCCTGCGGCTACAAAGCCGTCGCAACCACGAGCATGGGCATCGCCGCGTCGTTAGGCTATCCCGACTGTCAGGTGATCACGCTTTCCAAGATGCTCGAGAGCATCAAGCGAATCGCAGACCACGTCAATGTTCCCGTCACCGTCGACATCGAAGCCGGGTACGGCCGCAATCTGAACGAAGTCGTCGACTCACTCCGGCAAATTATTGCTACCGGAATCGTCGGCATCAATCTCGAAGACAGCCTTGACATGAGTCCGGACCTCGTCGACGAGAACGAATTTTGCGAACGCCTCTCGGCTATTCGCACGCTGTCCAACTCTCTGGGCTTCCATTTGGTGATAAATGCGCGCACCGACGCATTTTACACTCAAAAGGGTTCGCCAAAAGAGAATTTAGCCGAGTCCATCCGCCGCGGCAACAAATACAAAGACTCCGGCGCCGACTGCATCTTTGTCCAGCCGCTGTGGGACAAAGAAATGATCAAGACCTTGGTCAAAGAAATTGACGCGCCCATAAATATTCTTGCAAATCCGCGAATGAGTGAGGAAACGCCGCCGTCCGTGCGCGAACTGCAAGACTTAGGCGTCGCCAGAGTGAGCTTGGGTTCCGGCCTGATGAAATCAACCTTGGCCCTGATTAAGAAAGTCGCCGACGAACTTTCCGGTCAAGGAACCTACAAAACCCTTTTGAGCACAATGTCGCCCATGACCGAAACTGCCGAAGCGTACGCAATGGCGACAAGAATGGGCAACTGA